AATTGACCGGCTGGAATATCGATATTCAGGAAGAAAAAACCAGTTTCACGGAAAATCTGGCCAAAGCCGCCGCGGAACAAAAACCGGCGGAAAACGAAACCGGCAAATCCAGTTTGACGGAAAACCTCAAAGCGGCGGCCGCGGAAGCCAAAGCCGCGGAAGAGAAAAAACAGGCGGAAACAGCGCTGGCCGCAGAGGCCAAGCCGGAGGAGGACGCGGCCCAATAAAACACAAAAAATTATCCCTTCGCGCACAGCAAGGGTGTGTCTGGCAGGCTGAAACTTGCCAGACCTACAAACAAGGACAAATTAATGAAAGTAAGCGAGCTGGCCAAAAAATATAATAAAGAGATCAAAGAGATCCGCGAAATTCTTAAAGAGCTGGATATCCCATTCAATGACAGCAAGTCGGCCGTCAATGAGGAAAATTGCCAGAAAGTCGAGGAATACCTTAACCCGCCGGCCAAGAAAAAAGTTTTGAAAGTCATCAAAAAAGCCGAGCTGGCCAAGCTGGAAGAACAGGCCGAGGCGAAACCGGAAGGCGCGAAAGAATTAAGCGCCGCGGAAAAAGTCAGCAAGCACCTCACGCTGGAAAGCCGCAAGAAAAAAGAACCGCCGCCGCCCAAAGAACAGCCCAAGGCCGCGGCCGAAGAGCCGAACGCCGTCTCTTCGCTTAATCCGGAAAAAGCCGCCGCGCCGCCAGCGGCTGGAGGCCTGCCGCCGGCAGCCAAACCGAACAGTCATCTGAAAAAAGAAAAAGTTTTCCGCAGCGAAAAAACTTTTGCGGACAAAGAAACCAATCTGCAAAAGCTTTTTAATCAAAAACCCAAGAAAAACCGCTCCAAATACAAAAAACTGAAACTGCAGGAAAAAAGGCAGGAAGTTTTGCCGGCGGATAATTCACCGCCGCCCGCTGAAATTACTTTGCAGGAAAAAAGCATCTCGCTGCATGATTTTGCCGCGCAGGCCAAACGGCCGCTGGCTGAAATCATGGGCGCGCTGCTCAAAGCTGGCCTGCTCATCACGATCAATCAAAAGATCAATCACGATATCGCGCAAAAAATCGGCGAGTTGATCGGCGTGACGGTCAAGACTGATTTTTCGGAAACGGAAGATTCCAAGATCAAATACGAGCTGACCATGCTGGAATCTTCAGAAGTGGCTGACCGGCCGGAAGACCTGCGGCCGCGGCCGCCGATCGTCACGATCATGGGGCATGTCGACCACGGCAAAACCAAGCTGCTTGACGCCATTCGTTCTTCGCGCGTTGTCGAAGGCGAAGTCGGCGGCATCACCCAGCATATCGGCGCCTATCAGGTCACGGCCAAAGACAAAAAAATCACATTTTTAGACACGCCTGGCCATGAGGCGTTCACCGCTCTGCGCGCTAGAGGCGCGCAGGTCACGGATATCGTAATTCTGGTCGTCGCCGCCAATGACGGCATCAAGCCGCAGACTATCGAAGCTATTGACCACGCCAAAGCCGCTGGCGTGCCGATCATCGTGGCGATCAACAAAATAGACCTGCCGGAAGCCGATGTATCCAAGGTCAAGCAGCAGCTGACCGAATACGAACTAGTGCCCGAAGAATGGGGCGGCAAAACAGTTTGCTGTGAAATTTCCGCCAAGCAGAAAACCGGCCTGGACAATTTGCTGGAGATGATCCTGCTGGTCGCCGAAATGGAAGACCTCAAAGCCAATCCCAATAAAAAAGCGCAGGGCATCATCATCGAGGCGCATCTTTCCAAACAGCGCGGCCCGGTGGCCACCGTGCTGGTCAAAAGCGGCACGCTACGCAAAGGCGACGCTTATGTCATTGGCACAACTTACGGACGCATCCGCGCGATGTTTGACGATCTCGGTCAGGAAGTTCTGGTGGCTGATCCGGCGCGGCCGGTGGAGATCATCGGCATCACCGCTGTGCCACGCGCCGGTGAATTATTCCAGGTGTACGCTTCGGAACGCGAGGCCCGCATCCTCGCCGAAAAACGGCAGGCCGAGCAAAAAGATCAGCTGCTGGCCAGCAAACGCGCAATGACTTTGTCCTCTTTAAGCAAAGCGCTAAACACGGGCGCTAAAAAAACACTCAATATCCTGCTCAAAGGCGATGTGCAGGGTTCGCTGGAGGCGATCAGCGCGTCGATCGCCAAGATCAAACATGAAAAGATCAGCGTCAATATTATTCACTCCGGCACGGGCAATATTAACGAATCCGACGTTATGCTGGCCAAGGCTTCGGAAGCGGTGATCCTGGCTTTTACCGTCGGCGCGGATAGTTCGGCGGAAATTTTGGCCAAAAACGAGGCGGTGGAGATCCGCCATTACGATATTATTTACAAACTGCTGGAAGACCTCGAGCTAGCGCTGAACGGCCTGCTCGGCCCGGAATACGAGGAGATCGAGCTGGGACAGGCGGAAATCCGCAAAATTTATAAATTCTCCAAAGCGGGTACGATCGCCGGCGCTTTTGTTTTCTCCGGCAGCATCCGCAAAAACGCCGACAAGGTGCTGGTTTTCCGCAACAAAAAACAAATCGCGGAAACAACTTTTGCCAGTCTGCGGCACGAAAAAGACGATGTCAAAGAAGCGGCGCTCAATTATGAATGTGGTTTCACGCTGGAGAAATTCGCGGATTTTCAGGAAGGCGACATCGTGATCGCTTATGAGCGCCGCGAAAAAGCCAGAGCTGTTTAAATGTCTAGAGCGGAACGTTTAGCCGAATTACTCAAAGCCGAGATCGGCACGATCATCCTGCACAAGCTCAACGATCACCGCATCGGTTTTGTGTCGATCACCGCAGCGCAGGCTTCCGCCGATCTTTCAACCGCCAAAATTTTTATTTCCTGTCTGGGCACGCCGGAAGAAAAAAAGAAAACCCTGCGCGGCCTGATCTCGGCAATTCCGTTCATCCGCGGCATTTTGGCCGAGACTATTGACACGCGCCTCGTGCCAAAACTGCGTTTTATTCTCGATGACTCGCTGGCTGCCGGCAACAAGCGGCTGGAAATCCTGCACCGGCTGGCGCAAGAAAGGGAGAAACGTGAAAAGCGACTGGCGGCTAATATTTAAAAAAGCCAAAAATATTTTGATCCTCACCCATGTCGATCCCGATGCTGACGCGCTAGGCTCGGCCTATCTGTTGCGGGAGCTGATCAAAAAAATAAATCCGCGGGCGCGGGTCAGCGCGTTGTTTGATCCGCAACACAAAAATGAATTGAACGCTTTTATTAAAAAAGCGGACGCTTCGGCTCCGCTCAGCGTCTGTAAACCCGATTTAATAATCTCCGTGGACGCCAGCGACACGGGGCGGCTGTACGGCTGCCCCAAACAAAAAATCGATATTTGTATCGATCATCACGCTAGCAGCCGCAAGTTTGCCGGGATCAATCTCATCGACCCCGGCGCCGCGTCCTGCACGCTGGTCATTTATGAGCTGCTGCAAAAATTAAAGATCAAACTGACCAAAACCATGGCGGAATATTTATATCTGGGCTTGAGCAGCGACACCGGCAATTTTGCTTTTGCCAATACGGACACGCGGGTTTTTCGCGCGGCTTTAGCCTGCGTACAATTGGGCGTTATCCCGAACCGGATTTACAACAAGCTCAATGAGCAATTAAGCCGGCGGGAAATTCTCGATTTTGCCCGGGCGGCCAGCGGTGTGGAAAATTTTTGCGGCGGAAAATTGATCCTGGCACACATACCCCCAAAATCAAAAGTGGACAACCGTTTTCTTATTGACCTTATCCGCCGTGAGAGAAACGCCGAAGCCGCGGTTGTTTTGGTGGAAAAACCAGACTACATCAAGATCAGTCTGCGCTCCAAAACCGCGCTGGATGTGGCCAAAATTGCCGCGCGTTTTAACGGCGGCGGGCACAAAAAAGCCGCGGCGGGGAAAATTTTTAACGCCACGCTTCACAGCGCCCAAAAACAGGTTGTCGACTATTTCACCCAACACGTCTTCAGCTAACGAGAGCCTGTTCACACCGGTGAGTTATGCGGTTTTTTCGATTAGCCGCGCGTAATAATTCTCCAGCTTAGCGGCTTGTTTTCGCAGATCAAATTGATTTTCCACCAAACGCCGCCCGTACTCCGCATACTCCGGCCAGCGTTCCGGCGCGGAAAGCAGTCTGGCAATATTCACGGCCAAAGCGTCCACGTCCCGCTCTGGAGCAAGCAGGCCGTTTTTTCCCTCGCGCACTATTTCCGGTATGCCAGAATGGCGGGTAGACAACAGCGGCCGCCCGATCGCCGCCGCTTCAATCAACACTGTCGGCAGCCCCTCGCTGTCACCGCTGCGTGCCGTGACAGACGGCGACATAAAAATATGGCATTTTTTTAGCTCCTCGATATACTCCGCATGGCTCCGGCTGCCTAAAAACTCAACTTGAGAGCTAAAAGCTGAACTTTCCGCTTCTTGTTTTAGCTCAGGCTCCAGCCGGCCGCTCCCGATGAGTTTCAGGCGCAGCCCGGGATACTGCGGCGCAACTTTTAAAAAAGCGCGGAGACCGTAAAGAAAGCCTTTTTTCTCCACAAAACGCCCGCACATTAAAATATTGACTGGCTGCCCCGGCGCAGACGGATTGTGAGCGTACGGAAATTTGGCCAAATCCGCGCCGCCGTAAACCACTTCCACTTTGTTTTCCGGCGCGCCGAGCTTAATTAAATCGCCGCGCATTTTTTGCGAACAGGCCAAAAATAGATCGCCGCGCCGGAACAAACGGCGCAGCTGCCAGCGGTAGACCGGATTGCGCGTGTGCTGATAAACATCCAGCCCGTAAAAACTTGTGAGCAGCGGCAGGCGCCGTTTTGGCAAAAACCCCAGCGCCGACACGCCGATATAGCCGTAATGCGCGTGGATCAGCTGAATACCGTCCGCCGCCAGCTGACCGCGCAAATATTTTTCTGTCCCGATGCGGCACGGCGCGTAAGGGAAAATTTCCGCATTACGGCGCTGCCAGGCGTAGACCACAGCCTCTGTTTTTTGGAAAAGACGCAGCGGCTCATAAATAAAAGTTTCGGAAAGATCTAGAAACCGCGTGGTATACAGAGCAATTTTAAGCATTTTCTTCTTTGGTTTTTTGCAATTCGTAAAGTTTTTGGTAAAGCGGACAGGTTTGCAATAATTCCGCGTGCTTGCCGATAGCGATAATGCGTCCGTTGTCCAAAACCGCGATGCGGTCCGCATTGACTATCGTGGACAATCGGTGGGCGATCACAAAAGTCGTGCGGTTGCGCATCAGGTTTTCCAGAGCCTGCTGCACCAGTTTTTCCGATTCGTTGTCGAGAGCCGAAGTCGCTTCGTCAAGGATTAAAATTTTGGGATCGCTCAAGATCGCCCGCGCGATCGCCACGCGCTGTTTTTGCCCGCCGGACAAGCGCACGCCGCGCTCACCAATATAGGTCAAGTAGCCGGAGGGAAACAATTTAATGAAATTATCCGCGTTGGCCATGTGCGCGGCCTGCTCGATCTCTTCCTGCGTGGCCTTGTCCCTGCCATAAGCGATATTTTCGCGGATCGTGCCGCTGAATAAAATCGTTTCCTGCGTCACAATGCCGATCTGGCTGCGCAGCGAACTAAAAGAATATTCTTTCACATCCAGCCCGTCGATCAGCAGCCGTCCGGAGGTCACGTCGTAAAAACGCGGAAGCAGATTGGCCAGCGTAGTCTTACCGCCGCCCGAAGGCCCGACCAGCGCCAGCATTTCACCGGCGCGGACTTCCAGCTCGATATTTTTAAGCACCAGGCCGTTGGCCGGCGTATAAGCAAAACTCAGATCTTGAAACTGCACCTGCCCGGTAATATTTTTTTGCTGCGGATGCGCCGCTTCCTTGACCGTCGGTTCGGTTTCCAGCAGCTCAAAAATCCGGTTCAAAGCCGCCGCGGCCTGCTGCTGTTTGACGCTGATCTTGCCGAAAACCGTCACGGGATTGACCAGCATGCCCAAACCCAGACAAAAAGCGATGAAATTACCGACCGAGATCCGTCCTTCTATTATCTGGATGCCGCCGATCATGAAAATCAGCATGATCATCGAGATCTGCAGCATAAACAAAATCGGCTCCTGCAGAGCGTAGAGGCGCGAGCCTTTCATGTTGATCCAAAACGACCGCTCGCTTTCTTTGGTGTAGCGGTCGATCTCTTTGTTTTCCGCGGCAAAAGCCTTGATGATGCTGATGCCGTAAATCGACTCTTGCAGCACGGACGCCAGATCGGCCAGCTTGCGCTGATTGTATTTACTGATGCGTCTCATGCGCGTGGTAAAAAGCTGGATCAAAAAAGCAAAAAGCGGCAAAGTGACCAGCGTAATCAGCAGCAAAGGCCAGCTCAAAACACTCAAGTAAAGCAACACGCCGATAAAGGTACAGAGTTCCGGCAGCAGCGTCACGATATTGGACACAAAAACACCCTGCACCACCTGCAGGTCGCTGGTCGAACGGGACATGATCTCGCCGACTTTCCATTTATTGAAAAAATCCATGGACAGCCGCTGCAGATGTTCGTACATTTTAAGGCGCAGGCGCATGACCAAACGCTGGCCGATCCAATCCGCATTGTAAGTCTGCGCGTAAGCAGTCAGCGAGCGGATCAAAGCCAGAGCCAGGCCGGCGCAGATCCGGTAAATGAATAAACCCACGCGGCCGCGTTCGATGTCATAGCTCAATTCTTTAACCAGCGCCAAAAAATACATATTGGCCACCGTGAATAAAAAAATATTGACCAGCACAACTAAACAGCGTCCCCAGTGTTCGCGGAAATAAGGCCAGAGTTTTAAATAAAGCTTCATTGTTTTTCCTTCATATCTTTTTATCTTCCTTTTATTTATCTTCCTTTTATATAACGCCGGATGGCATCCTGCCAAGCCGGTATTTTTAAGCCAAAAGTCTCCTGCGTCTTGCGCAAATCGAGCACGGAATAAGCCGGCCGCCTGGCTGGCCGCGGAAACTCCGCCGAGGCACAGGGCTGCACCGGCACGGCAATATTTAAGAGGCCAAAAAACTCGCGCGTGAAATCGTACCAGGTTGTTTCACCGCTGTTAGTGAAATGATAAATGCCGTATTTTTGACAGGTCAAAAACACGCTCAGCGCCTCGACCAGATCGTCGACTAAAGTCGGCGCGCCGCGCTGATCGTTGACGACTTTGAGCGCGGAGTTCATCCGCGCCTGTTTGAGCATGGTCTCCACAAAATTTTTGCCGTCGCGGCCGTACAGCCAGGCCGTGCGCACGATAAAAAATTTCGGCGCTTTTTGGATCAAACGCTCGCCTTCTGCTTTGGTTTGGCCGTAGACAGACAAAGGAGCGGCCGGCGCTTCCGGCAAATACGGCTTGACCGCGTCGCCGGAAAAAACATAATCGGTGCTGATCTGCAGGATCGGGATATTTAATTCCGCGGCCAGCTCGGCCAGATTGCCGGCGGCCAGCGCATTGACCGCGCGCGCCTGTTCTGGCTCGGTCTCACAAAGGTCGACATTCGTAAACGCGGCGCAATTATAAATAAAGTCCGGCCGCGCCGCGCGCAAATAATCTTTTACCGCGTCAAACCGCAGCAGGTCATGCTCCGGCAGATCGAGCGGCAGCGTCTCATGACCAAGCGCGGAGAGACGCCGCGTCAAGACGCTGGCCAGCATACCCCGGGCGCCGGTCACCGCAATTTTCATGCCAATATCTCCTGAAAATAATCCGCGATTTTTTGCGCGCCGGGACGACCGATCGTCGGCGGCAGCTCTTCGTGCATTTTCCGGCGCGCCGCACTGTCCAGTAAAATTTTTTCCGCTTCCGCCGCGACCTGCCGCGGGGTCAAAACTCCGATCAGCTCTGGAACAATCTTTCGGCCGGCCTTGAGATTTGGTATGGAAACAAACGGCAGGCGCCGCATGGTCA
The Candidatus Margulisiibacteriota bacterium DNA segment above includes these coding regions:
- the infB gene encoding translation initiation factor IF-2, yielding MSGRLKLARPTNKDKLMKVSELAKKYNKEIKEIREILKELDIPFNDSKSAVNEENCQKVEEYLNPPAKKKVLKVIKKAELAKLEEQAEAKPEGAKELSAAEKVSKHLTLESRKKKEPPPPKEQPKAAAEEPNAVSSLNPEKAAAPPAAGGLPPAAKPNSHLKKEKVFRSEKTFADKETNLQKLFNQKPKKNRSKYKKLKLQEKRQEVLPADNSPPPAEITLQEKSISLHDFAAQAKRPLAEIMGALLKAGLLITINQKINHDIAQKIGELIGVTVKTDFSETEDSKIKYELTMLESSEVADRPEDLRPRPPIVTIMGHVDHGKTKLLDAIRSSRVVEGEVGGITQHIGAYQVTAKDKKITFLDTPGHEAFTALRARGAQVTDIVILVVAANDGIKPQTIEAIDHAKAAGVPIIVAINKIDLPEADVSKVKQQLTEYELVPEEWGGKTVCCEISAKQKTGLDNLLEMILLVAEMEDLKANPNKKAQGIIIEAHLSKQRGPVATVLVKSGTLRKGDAYVIGTTYGRIRAMFDDLGQEVLVADPARPVEIIGITAVPRAGELFQVYASEREARILAEKRQAEQKDQLLASKRAMTLSSLSKALNTGAKKTLNILLKGDVQGSLEAISASIAKIKHEKISVNIIHSGTGNINESDVMLAKASEAVILAFTVGADSSAEILAKNEAVEIRHYDIIYKLLEDLELALNGLLGPEYEEIELGQAEIRKIYKFSKAGTIAGAFVFSGSIRKNADKVLVFRNKKQIAETTFASLRHEKDDVKEAALNYECGFTLEKFADFQEGDIVIAYERREKARAV
- the rbfA gene encoding 30S ribosome-binding factor RbfA codes for the protein MSRAERLAELLKAEIGTIILHKLNDHRIGFVSITAAQASADLSTAKIFISCLGTPEEKKKTLRGLISAIPFIRGILAETIDTRLVPKLRFILDDSLAAGNKRLEILHRLAQEREKREKRLAANI
- a CDS encoding bifunctional oligoribonuclease/PAP phosphatase NrnA, translated to MKSDWRLIFKKAKNILILTHVDPDADALGSAYLLRELIKKINPRARVSALFDPQHKNELNAFIKKADASAPLSVCKPDLIISVDASDTGRLYGCPKQKIDICIDHHASSRKFAGINLIDPGAASCTLVIYELLQKLKIKLTKTMAEYLYLGLSSDTGNFAFANTDTRVFRAALACVQLGVIPNRIYNKLNEQLSRREILDFARAASGVENFCGGKLILAHIPPKSKVDNRFLIDLIRRERNAEAAVVLVEKPDYIKISLRSKTALDVAKIAARFNGGGHKKAAAGKIFNATLHSAQKQVVDYFTQHVFS
- a CDS encoding glycosyltransferase; the encoded protein is MLKIALYTTRFLDLSETFIYEPLRLFQKTEAVVYAWQRRNAEIFPYAPCRIGTEKYLRGQLAADGIQLIHAHYGYIGVSALGFLPKRRLPLLTSFYGLDVYQHTRNPVYRWQLRRLFRRGDLFLACSQKMRGDLIKLGAPENKVEVVYGGADLAKFPYAHNPSAPGQPVNILMCGRFVEKKGFLYGLRAFLKVAPQYPGLRLKLIGSGRLEPELKQEAESSAFSSQVEFLGSRSHAEYIEELKKCHIFMSPSVTARSGDSEGLPTVLIEAAAIGRPLLSTRHSGIPEIVREGKNGLLAPERDVDALAVNIARLLSAPERWPEYAEYGRRLVENQFDLRKQAAKLENYYARLIEKTA
- a CDS encoding ABC transporter ATP-binding protein/permease; translation: MKLYLKLWPYFREHWGRCLVVLVNIFLFTVANMYFLALVKELSYDIERGRVGLFIYRICAGLALALIRSLTAYAQTYNADWIGQRLVMRLRLKMYEHLQRLSMDFFNKWKVGEIMSRSTSDLQVVQGVFVSNIVTLLPELCTFIGVLLYLSVLSWPLLLITLVTLPLFAFLIQLFTTRMRRISKYNQRKLADLASVLQESIYGISIIKAFAAENKEIDRYTKESERSFWINMKGSRLYALQEPILFMLQISMIMLIFMIGGIQIIEGRISVGNFIAFCLGLGMLVNPVTVFGKISVKQQQAAAALNRIFELLETEPTVKEAAHPQQKNITGQVQFQDLSFAYTPANGLVLKNIELEVRAGEMLALVGPSGGGKTTLANLLPRFYDVTSGRLLIDGLDVKEYSFSSLRSQIGIVTQETILFSGTIRENIAYGRDKATQEEIEQAAHMANADNFIKLFPSGYLTYIGERGVRLSGGQKQRVAIARAILSDPKILILDEATSALDNESEKLVQQALENLMRNRTTFVIAHRLSTIVNADRIAVLDNGRIIAIGKHAELLQTCPLYQKLYELQKTKEENA
- the rfbD gene encoding dTDP-4-dehydrorhamnose reductase, which codes for MKIAVTGARGMLASVLTRRLSALGHETLPLDLPEHDLLRFDAVKDYLRAARPDFIYNCAAFTNVDLCETEPEQARAVNALAAGNLAELAAELNIPILQISTDYVFSGDAVKPYLPEAPAAPLSVYGQTKAEGERLIQKAPKFFIVRTAWLYGRDGKNFVETMLKQARMNSALKVVNDQRGAPTLVDDLVEALSVFLTCQKYGIYHFTNSGETTWYDFTREFFGLLNIAVPVQPCASAEFPRPARRPAYSVLDLRKTQETFGLKIPAWQDAIRRYIKGR